One Panicum virgatum strain AP13 chromosome 9K, P.virgatum_v5, whole genome shotgun sequence genomic region harbors:
- the LOC120647177 gene encoding probable RNA 3'-terminal phosphate cyclase-like protein, whose product MGRDKTRRLSGSRHLRQRLVLATLTSTGVTIDDIRSGDAAPGLRPYEVSLLRLLDKISDRHTIDLNETGTKLKYMPGVIQGGKGLEHDCGVHRGIGYFLEPLILLGLFAKAPISIRLKGITNDTKDPSVDTFRMTTLHMLKHFGVPLEGLELKIDSRGSPPLGGGEVFLRVPNINSTLTAANWVDEGMVKRIRGVSFSTRVSPQIESRIIYAARGIFNRFIPDVHIFTDHRSGAFGGRSPGYGVSLVAETTTGCLLSVDATVSYPSVDEINEESEKPELMSPEDLGVQAASLLLEEVAQGGVVDSTHQGLLFILCALCPADVSKVRVGQLTPHGIEMLRNIRDFLNVMFVIKPDPNSNTVTLKCVGAGVKNIARKSS is encoded by the exons ATGGGGCGAGACAAGACCCGGCGTCTCTCCGGCAGCCGCCATCTCCGGCAGCGGCTGGTGCTGGCGACGCTCACCTCCACCGGCGTCACCATCGATGACATCCGCTCCGGGGACGCCGCACCGGGGCTCCGCCCGTACGAGGTCTCCCTCCTACGCCTCCTGGACAAGATCTCCGACCGCCACACCATCGACCTCAACGAGACAG GAACGAAGCTGAAGTACATGCCGGGGGTGATTCAAGGCGGGAAGGGCCTTGAGCACGACTGCGGGGTGCACCGGGGGATCGGCTACTTCCTCGAGCCGCTTATACTGCTGGGCCTCTTCGCGAAGGCGCCCATATCGATTCGGCTCAAAG GAATCACTAATGATACAAAGGACCCTTCTGTGGATACTTTCCGGATGACAACCTTGCATATGCTCAAGCATTTTGGTGTTCCTTTGGAGGGTTTGGAGCTAAAGATTGATAGCCGAGGATCTCCACCCCTTGGTGGTGGTGAAGTGTTTCTCCGAGTTCCCAATATAAATAGCACACTAACG GCAGCAAACTGGGTTGATGAAGGTATGGTGAAGAGGATAAGGGGTGTTTCATTCTCTACTAGAGTATCTCCACAGATTGAAAGCCGCATTATCTATGCTGCACGTGGAATCTTCAATCGCTTCATTCCTGATGTTCATATATTCACTGATCATAGATCTGGTGCTTTCGGTGGGAG GTCACCAGGCTATGGTGTATCATTAGTTGCTGAGACCACAACAGGCTGCCTGCTCTCTGTAGATGCCACTGTGAGTTATCCTAGTGTTGATGAAATAAATGAAGAATCTGAGAAGCCAGAGCTGATGTCTCCAGAGGATCTTGGTGTTCAAGCTGCATCATTGCTACTAGAAGAGGTGGCTCAAGGAGGGGTTGTTGACTCTACACATCAG GGCCTCCTATTTATCCTGTGTGCTTTATGCCCAGCTGATGTATCAAAGGTTCGTGTTGGACAGTTGACTCCACATGGTATAGAAATGCTTCGAAACATCAGGGATTTTCTTAACGTCATGTTTGTTATCAAGCCTGATCCCAATTCGAACACTGTTACTTTAAAATGTGTCGGTGCGGGAGTGAAGAATATTGCTCGGAAGAGTTCATAA
- the LOC120647178 gene encoding SWR1 complex subunit 6-like: MDGEEENVGPFRRTSTRTRRMATRMASALASSDNRAQAALARLEALESDNAGVEVVDLNDDEYGSTDEEDPVLMQKKQSKIMKRKTRQGKALEKRAARSFMDVLQEANLESLAHNVPTYLRAAVGPPSTSSRRHYCSVCGSSANYICVRCGTRFCSCRCQVIHNDTRCLKFVA, from the exons ATGGACGGGGAAGAAGAGAACGTCGGGCCGTTCCGCCGGACGAGCACCCGCACCCGCCGCATGGCCACGCGCATGGCGTCCGCGCTCGCCAGCTCCGACAACCGCGCCCAG GCTGCATTAGCTCGTCTTGAAGCTCTTGAGAGTGATAATGCTGGGGTTGAAGTGGTAGATCTTAATGATGATGAGTATGGATCCACGGATGAGGAAGACCCTG TGCTCATGCAAAAGAAGCAGTCCAAGATCATGAAACGCAAGACAAGGCAAGGGAAAGCTTTGGAGAAGAGGGCAGCAAGATCATTCATGGATGTGCTACAAGAA GCAAATCTTGAGTCCCTGGCTCACAATGTCCCAACATATTTGAGGGCTGCTGTTGGTCCACCAAGTACTTCGTCTCGACGCCACTACTGCTCAGTTTGTGGGAGTTCTGCAAATTACATATGCGTGAGGTGTGGAACACGGTTCTGTTCATGCCGCTGTCAAGTCATACACAATGACACTCGCTGCCTTAAATTTGTAGCTTGA
- the LOC120647174 gene encoding uncharacterized protein LOC120647174, with amino-acid sequence MAAAGWLRRAAAAAVPRLPSGLPLIPSPPPAPLAEAQSLMVLGLGAAVGPAMELMAVPKKKVSKYKKGLRNGPKALKPVPVIVRCRCCGRVKLPHFYCCSGERGNPNE; translated from the exons atggcggcggcgggttggctccggcgtgctgcggcggcagcaGTGCCTCGCCTGCCTTCTGGCCTTCCCCTCATACCGTCTCCTCCCCCTGCCCCTCTAGCCGAGGCGCAGTCGCTTATGGTCCTaggcctcggcgccgccgtgggaCCCGCCATGGAGCTCATGGCCGTTCCTAAGAAGAAG GTCTCCAAGTACAAGAAGGGCTTGAGGAATGGACCCAAAGCCCTAAAGCCTGTCCCAGTGATTGTCCGTTGCAG GTGTTGTGGCCGGGTGAAACTACCTCACTTCTACTGTTGCAGCGGAGAAAGAGGAAACCCCAATGAATGA
- the LOC120647176 gene encoding cytochrome P450 704B1-like yields the protein MVEAHATPATPFSPLTGLHKYIAIFLVILSWILVHKWSLRKQKGPRSWPVIGATVEQLRNYHRMHDWLVEYLSKNRTVTVDMPFTSYTYIADPVNVEHVLKTNFTNYPKGDVYRSYMDVLLGDGIFNADGELWRKQRKTASFEFASKNLRDFSAIVFREYSLKLSGILSQASKTGKVVDMQELYMRMTLDSICKVGFGVEIGTLSPDLPENSFAQAFDAANIIVTLRFIDPLWRLKRFFHVGSEALLEQSIKLVDEFTYSVIRRRKAEIVEARASGKQEKIKHDILSRFIELGETGEDSGGLGDDKSLRDVVLNFVIAGRDTTATTLSWFTYMAMSHPEVAEKLRRELRAFEAERAREEGVALVPCGGGGPDAAADDKSFAARVAQFASLLSYDSLGKLVYLHACVTETLRLYPAVPQDPKGILEDDVLPDGTKVRAGGMVTYVPYSMGRMEYNWGADAARFRPERWINEDGAFRNASPFKFTAFQAGPRICLGKDSAYLQMKMALAILCRFYRFHLLEGHPVEYRMMTILSMAHGLKLRVSRAI from the exons ATGGTGGAAGCTCATGCCACGCCGGCGACGCCGTTCTCCCCACTGACAGGGCTCCACAAGTACATCGCGAtcttcctcgtcatcctctcATGGATCCTGGTCCACAAGTGGAGCCTGAGGAAGCAGAAAGGCCCAAGATCATGGCCGGTGATTGGCGCGACGGTGGAGCAGCTGAGGAACTACCACAGGATGCACGACTGGCTTGTCGAGTACCTGTCGAAGAACAGGACGGTGACCGTCGACATGCCCTTCACTTCCTACACCTACATCGCGGACCCGGTGAATGTTGAGCATGTCCTCAAGACCAACTTCACCAATTACCCCAAG GGAGACGTGTACAGATCCTACATGGATGTGCTGCTCGGCGACGGCATATTCAACGCCGACGGCGAGTTGTGGAGGAAGCAGAGGAAGACGGCGAGCTTCGAGTTTGCCTCCAAGAACCTGAGAGATTTCAGCGCCATCGTGTTCAGAGAATACTCACTGAAGCTGTCAGGCATACTGAGCCAAGCATCCAAGACAGGCAAAGTTGTGGACATGCAG GAACTGTACATGAGGATGACGCTGGACTCGATCTGCAAGGTTGGGTTCGGGGTTGAGATCGGCACGCTGTCGCCAGATCTCCCCGAGAACAGCTTCGCCCAGGCGTTTGACGCCGCCAACATCATCGTCACGCTGCGCTTCATCGACCCGCTGTGGCGCCTGAAGAGGTTCTTCCACGTCGGGTCAGAGGCCCTCCTGGAGCAGAGCATCAAGCTCGTGGACGAGTTCACCTACAGCGTCATCCGCCGGAGGAAGGCCGAGATCGTCGAGGCCCGGGCCAGCGGCAAGCAGGAGAAG ATCAAGCACGACATCCTGTCGCGGTTCATCGAACTCGGCGAGACCGGAGAGGACAGCGGTGGCCTCGGGGACGACAAGAGCCTCCGGGACGTGGTGCTCAACTTCGTGATCGCCGGGCGGGacacgacggcgacgacgctgTCGTGGTTCACCTACATGGCCATGTCGCACCCGGAGGTGGCCGAGAAGCTGCGCCGCGAGCTGCGCGCGTTCGAGGCGGAGCGCGCGCGCGAGGAGGGCGTGGCACTGGtgccctgcggcggcggcggccccgacgccgccgccgacgacaaGTCGTTCGCCGCCCGCGTGGCGCAGTTCGCGAGCCTCCTCAGCTACGACAGCCTCGGCAAGCTGGTGTACCTCCACGCCTGCGTCACCGAGACGCTCCGGCTCTACCCCGCCGTGCCTCAG GACCCCAAGGGGATCCTGGAGGACGACGTGCTGCCGGACGGGACGAAGGTGAGGGCGGGCGGCATGGTGACGTACGTGCCCTACTCGATGGGGAGGATGGAGTACAACTGGGGCGCCGACGCGGCGAGGTTCCGGCCGGAGCGGTGGATCAACGAGGACGGCGCGTTCCGGAACGCGTCGCCGTTCAAGTTCACGGCGTTCCAGGCGGGGCCGAGGATCTGCCTGGGCAAGGACTCGGCGTACCTGCAGATGAAGATGGCGCTGGCCATCCTCTGCCGCTTCTACAGGTTCCACCTGCTGGAGGGGCACCCCGTCGAGTACCGCATGATGACCATCCTCTCCATGGCGCACGGCCTCAAGCTCCGAGTCTCCAGGGCCATCTGA
- the LOC120647182 gene encoding pentatricopeptide repeat-containing protein At5g15300-like, giving the protein MLRKSGAQRRQPALWRRCRSLRQIKQVHALMVLRGFLSDPFALRELIFASAVAVRGGIAHARLVFDRIPHPDRFMYNTLIRGAAHSDAPRDALSVYARMARHRGDCGGGGVRPDKLTFPFVLRACAAMGAGGTGAQVHAHVVKAGCEPDAFVRNALIGMHASCGDLEVAAALFDSGARRDAVAWSAMISGCARRGDICAARELFDESPVKDLVSWNVMITAYAKRGEIAMARELFDQVPERDVVSWNSMISGYVRCGSLRHAMELFEEMQGMGEKPDTVTVLSLLSACADSGALDVGRRLHSYLSERFSRTGLTTILGNALIDMYAKCGSMKSAHEVFCSMRDKDVSTWNSIIGGNALHGHVNESIDMFEKMHKGNVKPDEITFVAVLVACSHGGMVDRGHKYFNLMQQQYRIEPNIKHYGCMVDILSRAGLLKEAFEFIDTMKVEPNSVIWRTLLGACRIHGEIELAEHANRELLKARSDASGDYVLLSNIYASVGEWLGSEKMRNLMDDTGVNKEAGRAVIDGSSKDLMQSCRQF; this is encoded by the coding sequence ATGCTGCGCAAGTCGGGCGCCCAGCGCCGGCAGCCGGCGCTTTGGCGGCGGTGCCGCAGCCTCCGGCAGATCAAGCAGGTCCACGCGCTCATGGTGCTCCGGGGCTTCCTCTCCGACCCCTTCGCGCTCCgcgagctcatcttcgcctccgcGGTCGCTGTCCGCGGCGGCATTGCGCACGCCCGTCTCGTGTTCGACCGAATCCCGCACCCGGACCGGTTCATGTACAACACCCTCATCCGCGGTGCCGCGCACAGTGACGCGCCCCGGGACGCCCTCTCCGTCTACGCGCGCATGGCTCGGCACCGCggcgactgcggcggcggcggcgtgaggccgGACAAGCTCACGTTCCCGTTCGTGCTTCGCGCCTGCGCCGCAATGGGCGCGGGGGGCACCGGGGCGCAGGTCCACGCGCACGTCGTGAAGGCTGGGTGCGAGCCTGACGCTTTTGTCAGGAACGCGCTCATCGGCATGCACGCGAGCTGCGGGGATCTAGAGGTGGCGGCTGCGCTGTTCGACAGCGGGGCGCGCCGGGATGCTGTAGCGTGGTCGGCGATGATCTCAGGCTGCGCAAGGAGAGGGGACATTTGTGCCGCCCGGGAGCTGTTCGACGAGAGCCCTGTGAAGGACCTCGTGTCCTGGAACGTGATGATCACAGCGTATGCTAAGCGGGGAGAGATAGCCATGGCGAGGGAGCTGTTCGACCAGGTTCCTGAGCGTGATGTTGTGTCGTGGAACTCCATGATTTCTGGGTACGTAAGATGTGGCTCTCTCAGGCATGCGATGGAACTCTTTGAGGAGATGCAGGGCATGGGAGAAAAGCCGGATACTGTCACGGTGCTCAGCTTGTTGTCAGCCTGTGCGGACTCTGGGGCTCTTGATGTTGGCCGGAGGCTCCACTCCTATCTGTCAGAGAGGTTTTCAAGAACTGGTCTTACCACCATTCTTGGAAACGCACTGATTGACATGTATGCAAAGTGTGGGAGCATGAAGAGCGCACATGAGGTGTTCTGCTCGATGCGAGATAAGGATGTCTCGACTTGGAATTCCATCATAGGAGGAAATGCATTGCATGGACATGTCAACGAGTCCATAGATATGTTCGAGAAAATGCATAAGGGAAATGTCAAGCCTGATGAAATCACCTTTGTTGCTGTCCTTGTTGCTTGTAGCCATGGCGGGATGGTTGACAGGGGGCATAAGTACTTCAACTTGATGCAACAACAGTACAGGATTGAGCCCAATATCAAGCATTATGGCTGCATGGTTGACATTCTGAGTCGTGCAGGATTGCTCAAAGAAGCGTTTGAGTTCATCGACACAATGAAGGTCGAGCCTAATTCTGTCATATGGAGGACCCTGCTTGGGGCTTGTAGGATCCATGGTGAAATTGAACTGGCTGAACACGCTAACCGGGAACTTCTAAAGGCAAGGAGTGATGCAAGTGGGGATTATGTGCTTCTATCAAACATTTATGCTTCAGTTGGAGAATGGCTGGGGTCAGAGAAAATGAGAAATTTGATGGACGACACTGGTGTCAACAAGGAGGCAGGTCGTGCAGTTATTGATGGCAGTTCAAAGGATCTAATGCAATCTTGTAGACAGTTCTAA
- the LOC120647175 gene encoding methyltransferase FGSG_00040-like translates to MAGVRGGGLDDETLQQLRSRATQLLLKEDWREYIAVCSRIVDGASDDRRVLCSALAHRADARARLGDADAALADCNAALAADPVHPGALLSKGTILRGLGRYALAADCIRAAALAAGGGADEARELVEQCRRLEAQARSGAVDLSEWVLAGFAGKCPDLAEYVGPVEVRRSARGGRGVFAVKNVEAGATLMMAKAVAIGRGVLQDTTDGDEKMVVWKDFVDKVLDAAEKCPRTAALIHTLSTGEERQDDLVVPEMALFRQEPEDLSLTDGTSMVREGTQEVLDVDRILKVLDVNCLTEDAPAADVLGNNGVVNCGVGLWILPSFINHSCHPNARRTHVGDHAIVHASRDIKAGEEITFPYFDVLVPVSKRREASRAWGFECSCDRCRFESEDFNLKQEILKSENDLVNGGDMGALVVRLEEKMRKSMVKERRKVFLRASLWNAYSAVYDSDKLVRKWGRQVPSEALVAESIADAVGGNKNVLRAMLRGSKDANGCGNRLEVEDKVVRIGRATYGKVVKRHAMRALFRLTLDANNNINL, encoded by the coding sequence ATGGCCGGAGTCCGGGGCGGCGGCCTCGACGACGAGACGCTGCAGCAGCTGCGGAGCCGCGCGACGCAGCTGCTGCTCAAGGAGGACTGGAGGGAGTACATCGCGGTCTGCTCCCGGATCGTCGACGGCGCCTCCGACGACCGCCGCGTGCTCTGCTCCGCGCTCGCGCACCGCGCCGACGCCCGCGCCCGCCTCGgggacgccgacgccgcgctcgCCGACTGCAACGCTGCGCTGGCGGCGGACCCAGTCCACCCCGGCGCGCTGCTCTCCAAGGGCACGATCCTCCGCGGGCTCGGCCGGTACGCGCTCGCGGCCGACTGCATCCGcgcggccgcgctcgccgcgggcggcggcgcggacgaggCGCGGGAGCTCGTCGAGCAGTGCAGGCGGCTGGAGGCGCAGGCTCGGAGCGGGGCGGTGGACCTGTCGGAGTGGGTGCTCGCGGGGTTCGCCGGGAAGTGCCCGGATCTCGCAGAGTACGTCGGGCCGGTGGAGGTGCGCCGGTCCGCGCGCGGGGGGCGAGGGGTTTTCGCAGTCAAGAACGTCGAGGCGGGGGCTACTCTGATGATGGCCAAGGCGGTGGCTATCGGGAGAGGGGTGCTTCAGGACACCACTGACGGCGATGAGAAGATGGTGGTGTGGAAGGACTTCGTTGACAAGGTGCTCGACGCCGCCGAGAAGTGTCCGAGGACGGCGGCTCTGATTCACACCCTGTCCACCGGCGAGGAACGGCAGGACGATCTTGTCGTTCCGGAGATGGCATTGTTCAGGCAAGAACCCGAGGATCTCAGTCTCACTGACGGCACCAGCATGGTTAGGGAGGGGACACAGGAGGTTCTTGATGTGGACAGGATATTGAAGGTGCTCGATGTGAACTGCTTGACCGAGGACGCGCCAGCCGCCGATGTGCTCGGGAACAATGGTGTCGTAAACTGCGGCGTGGGGCTCTGGATCTTGCCGTCTTTCATCAACCATTCTTGCCACCCCAATGCCCGGCGCACTCACGTCGGAGACCATGCCATTGTCCACGCGTCCAGGGACATCAAAGCTGGGGAGGAGATCACGTTTCCCTACTTCGATGTGCTTGTGCCGGTGAGCAAGCGCAGGGAGGCATCCAGAGCTTGGGGATTCGAATGCAGCTGTGATCGGTGCAGATTTGAGTCCGAGGATTTCAATCTTAAGCAGGAAATACTGAAATCAGAAAACGATTTGGTCAACGGAGGAGACATGGGAGCACTGGTGGTGCGGCTGGAGGAAAAGATGAGGAAGTCCATGGTGAAGGAGAGGCGAAAGGTGTTCTTGCGCGCATCATTGTGGAACGCATACTCGGCCGTGTATGATTCCGATAAGCTGGTGAGAAAATGGGGGAGGCAAGTTCCGAGCGAGGCCCTTGTAGCAGAGAGCATTGCTGATGCTGTCGGTGGGAATAAGAACGTGCTGAGAGCAATGCTTAGGGGTTCGAAGGATGCCAATGGCTGCGGCAACCGGCTAGAGGTGGAGGACAAGGTGGTGAGGATTGGGAGGGCAACCTATGGCAAGGTGGTCAAGAGGCACGCAATGAGAGCTCTCTTCAGACTCACACTGGATGCCAATAACAACATTAACCTTTAG